The following proteins are co-located in the Hevea brasiliensis isolate MT/VB/25A 57/8 chromosome 11, ASM3005281v1, whole genome shotgun sequence genome:
- the LOC110642117 gene encoding GDSL esterase/lipase At5g62930-like gives MTFICRSVYGEKATELPERTNEMAGVYARQCVELAKDLGIRSIDIWSAMQEAEDCDGLHLTPEGNVVVYQEVIRVFNDAWLSAAEMPYDFPHHSEIDGKNPEKAFQQRCI, from the exons atgacatTTATCTGTAGATCTGTATATGGTGAGAAAGCTACGGAATTGCCAGAAAGGACAAATGAAATGGCAGGAGTTTATGCAAGGCAATGTGTTGAGTTAGCAAAGGACCTAGGAATTCGTTCCATTGATATATGGTCCGCGATGCAGGAAGCAGAGGATTG TGATGGCTTGCACCTGACACCAGAAGGTAATGTTGTAGTCTATCAAGAAGTTATAAGAGTGTTCAATGATGCATGGCTCTCTGCTGCAGAAATGCCATATGATTTCCCTCACCACTCCGAAATTGATGGAAAGAACCCTGAAAAAGCTTTCCAACAACGATGCATATAA